A genomic window from Glaciihabitans sp. INWT7 includes:
- a CDS encoding response regulator, producing MTAISPVTGRTGRRVRLAILDDHEVLLDSLSSWISANAPDFDLVLSAGTWLQLVHSENFPTELVFIDFQLKESVSIEARVRTCRAAGAKVIVLSSLDTREARERALDAGASAFLSKAIPMREVMDSAREVMGVETGENLQKDWRPLPVGAMHQSRPKLSHGEEEAFKLYVVGFSTTEVASQMNVQYETAKTYLRRVREKYAKANRPASKKADLIRRAAEDGYLQ from the coding sequence ATGACCGCGATTAGCCCGGTCACCGGTCGCACCGGGCGCCGAGTGCGGCTTGCGATCCTCGACGACCACGAGGTTCTCCTCGACAGCCTGTCGAGCTGGATCAGTGCCAATGCTCCCGACTTCGACCTCGTGTTGAGCGCGGGCACCTGGCTTCAGCTCGTGCACAGCGAGAACTTCCCGACGGAACTGGTCTTCATCGACTTCCAGCTCAAAGAGTCGGTCTCCATCGAGGCGCGAGTGCGCACCTGCCGCGCAGCCGGGGCGAAGGTGATCGTGCTCTCGAGCCTCGACACGCGAGAGGCCCGCGAGCGGGCGCTGGATGCCGGGGCATCCGCCTTCCTTTCCAAGGCCATCCCGATGCGCGAGGTCATGGACAGCGCGCGGGAGGTGATGGGCGTGGAGACCGGGGAGAACCTGCAGAAGGACTGGCGTCCGCTGCCTGTCGGTGCGATGCACCAGTCCCGTCCCAAGTTGAGCCATGGCGAGGAGGAGGCATTTAAGCTCTATGTTGTCGGCTTCAGCACCACCGAGGTCGCCAGTCAGATGAACGTTCAGTACGAGACCGCCAAGACCTACCTGCGTCGGGTGCGGGAGAAATACGCCAAAGCAAACAGACCGGCGAGCAAGAAGGCGGATCTCATCCGCCGCGCAGCCGAGGACGGATACCTCCAGTAG
- a CDS encoding thymidine kinase produces the protein MAKLYFRYGAMNSGKSTAMLQAAYNYEERGQQVLLAKPSVDTRGEGDIVSRLGVTRPVDFVIAPDDDVYSLFERERARVLAQTGVNVSCLLVDEAQFLSETQVDDLLRIAIVEAVPVMAYGIRTDFQTVAFPGSRRLLEVAHSLEELKTICRCGRKAMFNARKIDGRFIFDGDQVAIDGALEVTYESLCGACYLDESHGLLGSGRRRVLVDQPDTAYGSAPDADFE, from the coding sequence GTGGCAAAGCTCTATTTTCGCTATGGCGCGATGAACAGTGGCAAGAGCACCGCGATGCTCCAGGCCGCCTACAACTACGAGGAGCGCGGGCAGCAGGTGCTGTTGGCGAAGCCGTCGGTCGATACGCGCGGGGAGGGAGACATCGTCTCCCGCCTCGGCGTGACGCGTCCAGTGGACTTCGTGATCGCACCGGACGACGACGTGTACTCCCTGTTCGAGCGCGAGCGCGCCCGGGTGCTCGCGCAGACCGGGGTGAACGTGAGTTGTCTCCTCGTCGACGAGGCGCAGTTTCTGAGCGAGACGCAGGTGGATGACCTGTTGCGCATCGCGATCGTGGAGGCGGTGCCGGTGATGGCGTACGGCATCCGCACCGACTTCCAGACCGTCGCGTTTCCGGGGAGCCGGCGCTTGCTCGAGGTCGCGCACTCGCTCGAGGAGCTCAAGACGATCTGCCGGTGTGGTCGCAAGGCGATGTTCAATGCGCGCAAGATCGACGGCCGGTTCATCTTCGACGGGGACCAGGTGGCGATAGACGGGGCGCTCGAGGTGACCTACGAGTCGCTCTGCGGAGCCTGTTACCTCGACGAGAGCCACGGCCTGCTCGGCAGCGGTCGACGGCGTGTGCTCGTCGACCAGCCTGATACGGCCTACGGCTCCGCCCCGGACGCCGACTTCGAGTAG
- a CDS encoding aminotransferase class V-fold PLP-dependent enzyme, translated as MVTAQDVDGGLDLESVRALFPATRNLTYLDPAAVGIMSRWSVHAMGEIAQSHADNGIVATAAWGEMIEGARRSLAEMIGGSAERLAFTQNTATALALVVNGLTWRDGDNVVVPSGEFPSNFYPWLQLRSKGVHIREVPMVEGHGDLVELDRMIDDRTRVVAISAVQYSSGYRYDLAQIAALCRKRDALLVVDGTQAVGALWVHADRDGVDVLAVSAHKWMLGPLGVGFAHFSERAMHRIQPSVVGWLSVADPYAFTHEPVFASDARRFESGTEVVANIAGLSAAADLVAEIGRAKVEEVVLDRTAELAVALSGVGLTITRDSDRAHWSGILIATSGQGDAILHRRLLAAGVRCSLRNGLRFAPHFYSAAEDFEVACDVLRGGSN; from the coding sequence ATGGTGACTGCACAGGACGTGGATGGAGGGCTGGACCTCGAGTCAGTTCGGGCTCTTTTTCCCGCCACGCGAAATCTGACCTACTTGGATCCCGCTGCGGTGGGCATCATGTCACGTTGGAGCGTGCACGCGATGGGGGAAATCGCACAATCGCACGCCGACAACGGGATCGTTGCCACAGCGGCGTGGGGCGAGATGATCGAGGGGGCGCGTCGGAGTCTTGCCGAAATGATTGGCGGGTCCGCGGAGCGCCTGGCCTTCACCCAGAACACCGCCACCGCCCTTGCGCTGGTGGTGAACGGCCTCACGTGGCGAGACGGCGACAACGTGGTCGTGCCTTCGGGGGAATTTCCGTCCAACTTCTATCCGTGGTTACAGCTTCGCAGCAAGGGTGTCCACATCCGGGAAGTGCCCATGGTCGAAGGCCACGGCGACCTCGTCGAGCTCGATCGGATGATCGATGACAGGACACGGGTTGTCGCGATCAGTGCAGTGCAGTACTCCTCGGGCTACCGCTACGATTTGGCGCAAATCGCTGCGCTGTGCAGGAAGCGCGACGCGCTGCTGGTCGTCGATGGAACCCAGGCCGTTGGCGCGCTCTGGGTTCACGCGGACAGGGACGGGGTCGACGTTCTCGCCGTCAGCGCTCACAAGTGGATGCTCGGTCCGCTCGGAGTGGGTTTCGCACATTTCTCTGAACGCGCGATGCATCGCATACAGCCCTCCGTGGTCGGCTGGTTGAGCGTCGCGGATCCCTACGCCTTCACGCACGAACCGGTCTTCGCGAGTGACGCCCGACGCTTCGAATCCGGCACCGAGGTAGTGGCCAATATTGCTGGACTTTCCGCAGCAGCTGACCTTGTCGCGGAGATCGGACGAGCCAAGGTCGAAGAAGTGGTTTTGGACCGCACAGCTGAATTGGCTGTCGCGCTCTCGGGCGTTGGATTGACTATCACCCGTGACAGCGACCGAGCACATTGGTCCGGCATTCTGATCGCCACCAGCGGTCAGGGCGACGCGATATTGCATCGCCGCCTCTTGGCGGCCGGGGTGCGCTGCTCATTGCGGAATGGGCTTCGATTCGCACCCCACTTCTATTCCGCAGCCGAAGACTTCGAGGTTGCGTGTGATGTACTTCGAGGCGGATCGAATTGA
- a CDS encoding metallophosphoesterase — protein MSRASERAASAALAVAAVGLGSLAWGTLVERNRFTLRTHTLPVLQPGARPLTVLHLADLHMAPWQREKQEWIRGLAVYEPDLVVDTGDNLGHERGIEGVEYALEPFRGIPGVFVHGSNDYFGPVAKNPFTYFTAPSKTDHTQARLDNGRLTSYLEGLGWLDLNNTARAMSIKGSRLEFLGVNDAHVGWDKLAKLPGAMDEMRENVGWADESGGPNPVTIGLTHSPYQRVLNSLVNYGSELIFAGHTHGGQVCVPGYGALVTNCDIPRDQVKGLSLWTHARRTAYLNVSAGLGTSIYAPVRFACRPEATLLTLTARDISYS, from the coding sequence GTGAGCAGGGCATCCGAACGGGCGGCCTCGGCTGCCCTAGCGGTCGCCGCGGTCGGGCTCGGTAGCCTCGCGTGGGGCACGCTGGTCGAGCGCAACCGGTTCACCCTGCGCACGCACACCCTACCGGTGCTGCAGCCGGGGGCGCGTCCCCTCACCGTTTTGCACCTGGCAGACCTCCACATGGCCCCGTGGCAGCGCGAGAAGCAGGAGTGGATCCGCGGCCTCGCCGTGTACGAGCCCGACCTGGTGGTCGATACCGGCGACAACCTCGGTCACGAACGAGGGATCGAGGGCGTGGAATATGCCCTCGAACCCTTCCGCGGCATCCCGGGCGTATTCGTGCACGGCTCCAACGACTATTTCGGGCCGGTAGCCAAGAACCCGTTCACCTATTTCACCGCACCCTCGAAGACGGATCACACGCAAGCCCGTCTGGACAACGGCAGGCTCACCTCCTATCTCGAGGGACTCGGCTGGCTCGACCTCAACAACACAGCCCGGGCGATGAGCATCAAGGGTTCGCGACTCGAATTCCTCGGGGTGAACGACGCCCACGTCGGGTGGGACAAGCTCGCGAAGCTGCCGGGCGCGATGGACGAGATGCGCGAAAACGTGGGCTGGGCGGATGAATCGGGCGGACCGAATCCCGTGACCATCGGGCTCACCCACTCGCCATACCAGCGCGTACTGAACTCCCTCGTCAACTACGGTTCGGAGCTCATCTTCGCCGGCCACACCCACGGCGGGCAGGTCTGCGTGCCCGGCTATGGCGCCCTGGTGACCAACTGCGACATCCCCCGGGACCAGGTGAAGGGCCTCAGCCTCTGGACGCACGCACGCCGCACCGCGTATCTCAACGTGTCGGCCGGGCTCGGAACATCCATCTACGCGCCGGTTCGCTTCGCCTGCCGACCCGAGGCGACGCTGTTGACACTCACGGCCCGAGATATCAGCTATTCTTGA
- a CDS encoding transglycosylase domain-containing protein encodes MSAQKLKPSGVLGGLLGLLGFSVLAGVLVTAMVTPAIAVTSMTAQGSIDIFENLPDSIKISAPSQQNQIFAMRGGQPEKIATIYKQNRQVVGWDAVSPFLKQGAVDGEDRRFYDHGGVDVPSIARAAITNTQGGQQSGSSTLDMQLVKNILVQEAFTTKTGKERDAAIAAASGYSIDRKLKEMKLAIGLDKAYTKKEILLGYLNIVGMGSNTYGVESAAQLYYGVSAKDVTLPQAASLIAIVQQPTAQNLLDPKRYPANKLRRDQILNAMLAEKDIAQKQHDDAIATPIESYVKLTPQFNGCRNAIEANAKWPCDYVSKVITADAKKFPGAAPVLESLGATAAERQANWDMGGYKIYTSIDLDLQDAASASIAQQAPPTEARFPLGAAADTVEGGTGRILVMTQNKLFDDAPGADPQTTTAVNFSTDFPYGGSRGFPTGSTYKVFDLANWLQTGHGLNDLVDGHSPQTYKFSSFNCGGVPLDNGGTFLLKNDSGSGSYMTVKSALIGSVNNSFMQMAQRQDLCSIRDTAASLGAHRADGTPLNTNPNTILGSNEQAPLTIAAAAAAVGANGNHCEPIIIDSVVNAAGKTLPGQAKTCNQGISADVAAGTLNAMAGSMQSGTSSPGNPRDGLAIGGKTGTSDTADHVWIMGTTTKIGTAVWTGNISGHTSLRRNTNPITRQNYASYARFNIFKAIMKPADAKYGGEKSFPAASAAMLGGSSAIVPSLTGQTSDQAQRLLTSLKFQYTDGGPEASGLPAGRITRTDPAAGSKVPSGANITVFTSDGSLSTTMPNVTGLTRQVADAAIASAGFDPSKISYQWAKGNPLPGQTDSVCIVQASNPSSGSAATKTDPVTLTVYGKPDGSDPGGVCPK; translated from the coding sequence ATGTCTGCCCAAAAATTGAAGCCGTCCGGCGTGCTCGGAGGCCTGCTCGGCCTCCTCGGCTTCAGCGTTCTCGCCGGTGTTCTGGTCACCGCGATGGTCACCCCTGCCATCGCCGTCACCAGCATGACGGCCCAGGGCTCCATCGACATCTTCGAGAACCTTCCCGACTCGATCAAGATCAGCGCGCCATCGCAACAGAACCAGATCTTCGCCATGCGCGGAGGACAGCCGGAGAAGATCGCGACGATCTACAAGCAGAACCGGCAGGTAGTTGGATGGGATGCCGTCTCGCCGTTCCTCAAACAGGGCGCAGTAGACGGTGAAGACCGCCGCTTCTACGACCACGGCGGAGTGGACGTACCGTCGATCGCGCGCGCCGCGATCACGAACACCCAGGGCGGCCAACAGAGCGGAAGCTCTACCCTCGACATGCAGCTGGTGAAGAACATCCTCGTGCAGGAAGCGTTCACGACGAAGACCGGCAAGGAGCGCGACGCCGCGATCGCGGCAGCGAGCGGATACTCCATCGACCGCAAGCTCAAGGAGATGAAGCTCGCGATCGGCCTCGACAAGGCCTACACGAAGAAGGAGATCCTGCTCGGGTATCTCAACATCGTGGGAATGGGCTCGAACACCTATGGTGTGGAGTCCGCGGCTCAGCTCTATTACGGAGTGTCTGCGAAAGACGTGACGCTTCCGCAGGCTGCGAGCCTGATCGCGATCGTGCAGCAGCCCACCGCTCAGAATCTGCTCGACCCGAAGCGGTATCCGGCCAATAAGTTGCGCCGCGACCAGATCCTCAACGCCATGCTCGCGGAGAAGGACATCGCCCAGAAGCAGCATGACGACGCGATCGCCACCCCGATCGAGTCGTACGTCAAGCTCACCCCCCAGTTCAATGGATGCCGCAACGCCATCGAGGCCAACGCGAAGTGGCCCTGCGACTACGTCTCGAAGGTAATCACCGCCGACGCCAAGAAGTTCCCCGGGGCGGCTCCGGTGCTCGAGTCACTCGGAGCCACAGCCGCCGAACGCCAGGCGAACTGGGACATGGGCGGCTACAAGATCTATACGTCCATCGACCTCGACCTGCAGGACGCCGCTTCCGCGAGCATCGCGCAGCAGGCTCCCCCGACCGAAGCGCGCTTCCCGCTCGGCGCAGCGGCCGACACTGTGGAGGGTGGCACCGGTCGCATCCTGGTGATGACTCAGAACAAGCTCTTCGACGACGCGCCGGGCGCAGATCCGCAGACCACCACTGCGGTGAACTTCAGCACCGATTTCCCCTACGGCGGGTCACGGGGCTTCCCCACCGGTTCCACCTACAAGGTGTTCGATCTCGCCAACTGGCTCCAGACCGGACACGGCCTCAACGACCTCGTCGACGGTCACAGCCCGCAGACCTACAAGTTCTCCAGCTTCAACTGCGGAGGCGTTCCGCTGGACAACGGAGGTACCTTCCTCCTCAAGAACGACAGCGGCAGCGGCAGCTACATGACCGTCAAGTCCGCCCTGATCGGATCGGTCAACAACTCGTTCATGCAAATGGCCCAGCGGCAGGACCTCTGCTCGATCCGGGACACCGCCGCGAGTCTCGGTGCGCATCGCGCCGACGGAACCCCGCTGAACACCAACCCGAACACCATCCTCGGCTCCAACGAGCAGGCGCCGCTGACCATCGCCGCCGCAGCCGCCGCCGTCGGGGCGAACGGAAACCACTGCGAGCCGATCATCATCGACAGTGTGGTGAATGCCGCGGGCAAGACACTGCCGGGGCAGGCCAAGACCTGCAACCAGGGCATCTCCGCCGACGTCGCTGCTGGCACGCTCAACGCGATGGCCGGAAGCATGCAGAGCGGAACGAGCTCCCCCGGTAACCCTCGCGACGGGCTGGCGATCGGTGGAAAGACCGGTACGAGCGACACGGCGGACCACGTGTGGATCATGGGAACGACGACCAAGATCGGCACCGCGGTCTGGACCGGCAACATCTCGGGACACACCAGCCTTCGAAGGAACACCAACCCGATCACGCGCCAGAACTACGCCTCCTACGCGCGCTTCAACATCTTCAAGGCCATCATGAAGCCGGCGGACGCCAAGTACGGCGGAGAGAAGTCGTTCCCCGCGGCGTCCGCTGCGATGCTCGGTGGCTCGTCGGCGATCGTGCCGAGCCTCACCGGCCAGACCTCGGACCAGGCCCAGAGGCTGCTCACCAGCCTCAAGTTCCAGTACACGGATGGCGGCCCGGAGGCCTCAGGCCTGCCAGCCGGTCGCATCACCCGCACGGATCCCGCCGCGGGCTCGAAGGTGCCCTCCGGTGCGAACATCACAGTCTTCACCAGCGATGGCAGCCTCTCCACCACGATGCCGAACGTGACCGGGCTCACCCGCCAGGTAGCGGATGCGGCGATCGCGAGCGCGGGATTCGATCCGAGCAAGATCAGCTACCAGTGGGCGAAGGGCAATCCGTTGCCCGGCCAGACTGACAGCGTCTGTATCGTGCAGGCCTCGAACCCCTCGTCGGGATCGGCGGCCACCAAGACCGATCCGGTCACCCTCACCGTGTATGGCAAGCCCGATGGAAGTGACCCGGGCGGGGTCTGCCCCAAGTGA
- a CDS encoding RidA family protein, translating into MSAIDDRLTELGLELPAIAAPAGVYIPAVVSGNLVFTSGQLPFTAGALPATGKVGATVTAEDAKTYAATCVLNALAAVESAIGSLDRVTRVVKVVGFVSSDPAFTGQPGVINGASELLGEIFGDRGVHARSAVGVAVLPLDSPVEVELIVEFA; encoded by the coding sequence ATGTCTGCGATCGACGACCGTCTCACCGAGCTGGGGTTGGAGCTTCCCGCCATCGCCGCTCCCGCCGGGGTCTACATTCCCGCTGTCGTCAGCGGCAATCTCGTGTTCACGTCGGGCCAGCTGCCTTTCACCGCGGGCGCGCTTCCCGCCACTGGCAAGGTCGGTGCGACCGTCACCGCCGAAGACGCGAAGACCTACGCCGCAACCTGTGTGCTGAACGCACTCGCTGCCGTGGAATCCGCGATCGGATCGCTGGACCGGGTCACCCGCGTCGTGAAGGTCGTCGGTTTCGTGTCGTCCGACCCGGCGTTCACTGGCCAGCCGGGCGTCATCAACGGGGCATCAGAACTGCTCGGAGAGATCTTCGGCGACCGGGGGGTGCACGCCCGGAGCGCGGTGGGCGTAGCGGTGTTGCCACTCGATTCGCCTGTCGAGGTGGAGTTGATCGTCGAGTTCGCTTGA
- the acs gene encoding acetate--CoA ligase: MSNTSIDSLQHEERRFPPSPEFRADAVATAALYDDAFADRLAFWAAQSRELLHWNKDFTKDLDWSNAPFATWFEDGELNVAFNCLDRHVLAGNGDRIALHWEGEPGDSRDLSYAELTAEVKRAANLLTSLGIEKGDRVAVYLPMIPEAVIAMLAVARIGAVHSVIFGGFSADSIRSRVDDASAKLVITADGGWRKGKVSALKPAVDAALAKEGDHTVENVLVVKRGENEIDWFEGRDLWWHEAMAAAETEHEAEGFPAETPLFILYTSGTTGKPKGILHTSGGYLTQAAFTHKNVFDLNPATDVYWCTADVGWITGHSYVVYGPLANGATQVLYEGTPDAPHGGRWWEIIQKYGVTIFYTAPTAIRSFMKLGRQVPDDFDLSSLRVLGSVGEPINPEAWVWYRDVIGGGTTPIVDTWWQTETGAIMVSALPGVTILKPGSAQVALPGISIDVLDEAGHPVPAGGGGLLVVTEPWPSMLRGIWGDPDRFVETYWSKFADAPGGPLYFAGDGARLDEDGDIWLLGRVDDVMNVSGHRLSTAEIESALVSHPIVAESAVVGAADETTGQAVVAFVILRGEHAEAYRADDASALLRGHVAEQIGAIARPREIFIVAELPKTRSGKIMRRLLQDVAEGRDIGDTTTLADTSVMQIISDRMK, from the coding sequence ATGTCCAACACTTCCATTGACAGCTTGCAGCACGAAGAGCGACGCTTCCCGCCGAGCCCGGAATTCCGAGCCGACGCGGTCGCAACGGCAGCCCTGTACGACGATGCCTTCGCCGACCGTCTCGCCTTCTGGGCCGCCCAGTCCCGCGAGTTGCTCCACTGGAACAAGGACTTCACCAAGGATCTCGACTGGTCGAACGCCCCCTTCGCCACCTGGTTCGAAGACGGTGAGTTGAACGTCGCGTTCAACTGCCTCGATCGGCATGTGCTGGCCGGCAACGGCGACCGGATCGCCCTCCACTGGGAGGGAGAACCCGGCGACAGCCGCGACCTCAGCTACGCCGAACTCACCGCGGAGGTCAAGCGCGCGGCAAACCTGCTCACCTCCCTCGGCATCGAGAAAGGCGACCGTGTCGCGGTCTACCTTCCGATGATCCCGGAGGCCGTGATCGCGATGCTCGCCGTGGCCCGCATCGGAGCGGTGCACTCGGTGATCTTCGGAGGCTTCAGTGCCGACAGCATCCGCTCGCGCGTCGATGACGCGAGTGCAAAGCTCGTGATCACCGCGGACGGCGGATGGCGCAAGGGCAAGGTCAGCGCCCTGAAACCCGCGGTGGATGCCGCCCTCGCCAAGGAGGGCGACCACACTGTCGAGAACGTGCTCGTGGTCAAGCGCGGTGAGAACGAGATCGACTGGTTCGAGGGTCGCGACCTCTGGTGGCACGAGGCGATGGCCGCGGCGGAGACCGAACACGAGGCCGAGGGTTTTCCCGCCGAGACGCCGCTGTTCATCCTCTACACCTCCGGCACGACGGGCAAGCCGAAGGGCATCCTGCACACGAGTGGCGGCTATCTCACGCAGGCGGCGTTCACCCACAAGAACGTGTTCGACCTCAACCCGGCGACCGATGTCTACTGGTGCACCGCCGACGTGGGATGGATCACCGGCCACAGCTACGTCGTCTACGGACCGCTCGCCAACGGTGCGACCCAGGTGCTCTACGAGGGCACCCCGGATGCGCCACACGGCGGGCGGTGGTGGGAGATCATCCAGAAATACGGGGTGACCATCTTCTACACGGCACCCACCGCCATCCGCTCGTTCATGAAGCTCGGACGGCAGGTTCCGGATGATTTCGACCTCAGCTCGCTGCGCGTGCTCGGCAGCGTGGGAGAGCCGATCAACCCGGAGGCCTGGGTCTGGTACCGCGATGTCATCGGTGGAGGCACGACTCCGATCGTCGACACCTGGTGGCAGACAGAGACCGGCGCGATCATGGTTTCCGCGCTGCCCGGCGTCACGATTCTGAAGCCGGGTTCGGCGCAGGTAGCGCTGCCGGGGATCTCGATCGATGTGCTCGACGAGGCGGGCCATCCGGTGCCGGCCGGAGGTGGCGGCCTTCTCGTCGTGACCGAGCCGTGGCCCTCGATGCTGCGCGGGATCTGGGGTGACCCGGATCGCTTCGTCGAGACCTACTGGTCGAAGTTCGCGGATGCACCGGGTGGCCCGCTGTATTTCGCCGGCGACGGAGCGCGTCTCGACGAAGACGGCGACATCTGGCTGCTCGGACGCGTCGACGACGTGATGAACGTCTCAGGCCACCGGCTCTCGACCGCGGAGATCGAGTCGGCACTCGTGTCGCATCCGATCGTCGCGGAGTCGGCGGTCGTCGGAGCCGCGGATGAGACGACCGGCCAGGCCGTCGTCGCCTTCGTGATCTTGCGCGGCGAACACGCCGAGGCCTACAGAGCGGACGACGCCAGTGCGCTGCTCCGCGGCCACGTCGCCGAGCAGATCGGAGCGATCGCCCGCCCGCGCGAGATCTTCATCGTCGCGGAACTGCCGAAGACACGCTCAGGCAAGATCATGCGACGGCTGCTGCAGGATGTCGCGGAGGGTCGGGACATCGGCGATACGACAACGCTCGCCGACACATCGGTCATGCAGATCATCAGCGACCGGATGAAGTGA
- a CDS encoding TadA family conjugal transfer-associated ATPase, whose product MPTAAPFDPSTSLASGKERFVARRAGAQPAPAVRRRTLAGFELDGFGPLSDFVAEAAVTDVFVNGPAEVWVDRGHGAVRQEPLGWDEGLLRDLAVRLIGLGGRHIDEATPCVDVRLHDGIRIHAVLPPISPAGTLLSIRLPRVERLGLTDLDAAGFFSRIDLETVSQLVARRENVLITGAGGSGKTTLLAALLSSAHAGDRIIAIEDVGELRVTHPHFVSLEARQANLEGAGHLGLDRLVREALRMRPDRLVLGECRGAEIRELLAALNTGHDGGAGTLHANSLDDVPARIEALGALAGMTATAIARQTVSAIGTVLHLERDRDTRRLAQIGRFALDRRDRLCMVESRGEA is encoded by the coding sequence ATGCCGACCGCTGCTCCGTTCGATCCGTCCACCTCGCTCGCCTCGGGCAAGGAGCGTTTCGTCGCACGCCGAGCGGGGGCGCAGCCCGCACCGGCAGTGCGACGGCGCACTCTCGCCGGATTCGAACTCGACGGGTTCGGACCGCTTTCTGACTTCGTCGCCGAGGCGGCGGTCACGGATGTCTTCGTGAACGGGCCGGCGGAAGTCTGGGTCGACCGCGGGCACGGCGCCGTGCGGCAAGAGCCCCTCGGATGGGACGAAGGCCTGCTGCGCGATCTCGCCGTGCGACTGATCGGGCTGGGCGGACGCCACATCGACGAAGCGACTCCTTGCGTCGATGTGCGCCTGCACGACGGCATCCGCATCCACGCGGTTCTTCCCCCGATCTCCCCGGCCGGCACACTCCTCTCTATTCGCCTTCCCCGAGTGGAGAGACTCGGGCTCACCGACCTCGACGCGGCCGGCTTCTTCTCGCGGATCGACCTCGAGACTGTGTCGCAGTTGGTGGCCCGGCGCGAAAACGTGCTCATCACCGGAGCGGGCGGCAGCGGCAAGACCACCCTGCTCGCGGCGTTGCTCTCGAGTGCACACGCTGGTGATCGGATCATCGCCATCGAGGATGTCGGAGAGCTGCGGGTGACCCACCCGCATTTCGTCTCACTCGAGGCCCGCCAAGCGAATCTGGAGGGTGCCGGGCACCTCGGACTCGATCGCCTGGTGCGGGAGGCTCTGCGGATGCGCCCCGACCGCCTCGTGCTCGGCGAGTGTCGCGGCGCGGAGATCCGGGAGCTGCTCGCCGCGCTCAACACCGGTCACGACGGGGGAGCGGGCACCCTGCACGCCAACTCGCTCGACGATGTTCCCGCGCGCATCGAAGCGCTCGGTGCGCTCGCCGGCATGACCGCGACGGCGATCGCGAGGCAGACGGTGAGTGCGATCGGCACCGTGTTGCACCTCGAGCGCGATCGCGACACCCGGCGACTGGCGCAGATCGGGCGATTCGCCCTCGATCGGCGAGATCGCCTCTGCATGGTGGAGTCTCGTGGTGAGGCGTGA